Proteins encoded within one genomic window of Candidatus Binatia bacterium:
- the menB gene encoding 1,4-dihydroxy-2-naphthoyl-CoA synthase: MEFQDILYEKKDGVAWITINRPEVRNAFRARTVDEMIEALRDAWRDSDVGVVVLTGAGDKAFCSGGDQKERTAAGYAGGGTGIGLDVATLHSLIRNIPKPVIAMVNGYAIGGGHVLHVVCDLTIAADTAVFGQVGPRVGSVDPGFGTAYLARIVGEKKAREIWYLCRQYTAKEALEMGLVNKVVPASELRAEVEKWCRELLERSPTALKLAKYSFNADTDHIHGITEMGFSALELFYRTPESQEGQKAFLEKRKPDFRRAAREGKS; the protein is encoded by the coding sequence ATGGAGTTCCAGGACATTCTCTACGAAAAAAAAGACGGCGTGGCCTGGATCACGATCAACCGACCGGAAGTGCGCAACGCCTTCCGGGCCCGCACCGTCGACGAGATGATCGAGGCTCTGCGAGACGCGTGGCGGGACTCCGACGTGGGCGTCGTCGTGCTGACGGGCGCGGGCGACAAGGCCTTCTGCAGCGGCGGAGACCAGAAAGAAAGGACGGCCGCGGGCTACGCGGGAGGGGGAACGGGCATCGGACTCGACGTCGCCACGCTGCACTCGCTCATCCGGAACATCCCGAAGCCCGTGATCGCCATGGTGAACGGGTACGCCATCGGGGGCGGGCACGTTCTCCACGTCGTCTGCGACCTCACGATCGCCGCGGACACGGCCGTCTTCGGCCAGGTCGGCCCCCGCGTGGGCAGCGTCGACCCGGGGTTCGGCACGGCCTACCTCGCGCGCATCGTGGGCGAGAAAAAGGCCCGCGAGATCTGGTACCTCTGCCGGCAGTACACGGCGAAGGAAGCGCTCGAGATGGGGCTCGTCAACAAGGTCGTCCCGGCGTCCGAGCTGCGTGCGGAGGTGGAAAAGTGGTGCCGGGAGCTTCTCGAGAGGAGCCCCACGGCACTGAAGCTCGCGAAGTACTCGTTCAACGCGGACACGGACCACATCCACGGCATCACGGAAATGGGCTTTTCCGCCCTCGAGCTTTTCTACCGGACGCCCGAGTCGCAGGAGGGACAGAAGGCGTTCCTCGAAAAACGAAAGCCCGACTTCCGCCGGGCTGCGCGCGAGGGGAAAAGCTAG